Proteins from a genomic interval of Pseudophryne corroboree isolate aPseCor3 chromosome 4, aPseCor3.hap2, whole genome shotgun sequence:
- the LOC134911470 gene encoding uncharacterized protein LOC134911470 produces the protein MRTSHGTATGKHVAHKRQHPDLPMPQSASPSTRLISTVSSMPPVDLIEPFPTREPQSPHLPDDASMTPAHQPSEMEYTFVLDLQPLDTTRPSTPPMSPQRTPPPPQMSPATTQAQNQQQAFWDSGATQQLNNLECLRRQTQLLSSLPHYLPRISHTMSQQNSERSRIATCMEQMRADNSHMMNTLARIMDDQMRQHQSDLNLLETNNRLTESLGRIIENNTASNTQLNATLTNLSHNITLIHTQQASTSSETTTPINTPVTSPVRRSGRRISNVPGQDSAGSKGSQKK, from the exons ATGCGCACAAGCCATGGAACAGCCACGGGGAAACACGTGGCACATAAAAGACAGCATCCAGATCTGCCGATGCCACAATCTGCATCTCCGTCAACGCGACTCATATCAACGGTTTCATCAATGCCACCGGTCGATTTGATTGAGCCTTTCCCAACACGGGAACCACAGTCCCCTCATCTTCCTG ATGATGCCAGCATGACCCCGGCCCACCAGCCATCTGAAATGGAGTATACTTTTGTGCTTGACCTGCAGCCACTAGACACTACCAGACCAAGCACGCCACCTATGTCTCCGCAACGAACTCCTCCACCACCACAAATGAGCCCAGCCACAACACAGGCTCAAAACCAACAGCAGGCATTTTGGGACAGCGGGGCCACACAACAGTTGAACAATTTAGAGTGTCTTCGCAGACAAACTCAACTGCTCTCAAGTCTGCCACATTACCTGCCTAGAATCAGTCACACTATGAGCCAACAAAATAGCGAGAGGAGTAGAATCGCTACTTGCATGGAGCAAATGCGTGCTGACAACAGCCACATGATGAACACTTTGGCACGTATTATGGATGACCAAATGAGGCAGCACCAAAGCGACCTCAATCTGCTGGAAACCAACAATAGGCTTACTGAAAGCCTAGGCAGAATAATTGAGAACAACACGGCCTCCAATACTCAACTTAATGCCACACTGACTAACCTCAGCCACAATATAACTTTAATACACACGCAACAAGCGAGCACCAGCTCAGAAACAACCACCCCTATAAAtactccagttacctccccagtaagGAGATCAGGCAGAAGAATATCAAATGTGCCTGGCCAGGACTCTGCCGGCTCAAAGGGTTCACAAAAAAAATAA